In a single window of the Portunus trituberculatus isolate SZX2019 chromosome 9, ASM1759143v1, whole genome shotgun sequence genome:
- the LOC123501649 gene encoding protein phosphatase 1 regulatory subunit 37-like gives MSDTNRTESLGNAPVCVHDDASVSTQEGSQEDPQSKQAEVTQSPEAEEISLEATVPEATGSKVYLHDNYQSVDKGESGLGNNDSDSKENNFSNTENLEGCVQFNTSCELGAVSTEIKTAFKVVQSELPSAVSDVKSEVSQVLQSSTQFCLGAADQDTSSVDHGNPEGNVMLMKSESEASEQVCNVEDIVVQKCSNVTSHLEKDDLPVFDSEAHYVKIVTDPLRGEPDRSDCDSERDTQSVHHGEPVSCEVAMDTGLDSSLEKDEVFIPISLHDELSKNIAIEVTEDFLKEKVDCKGSTERTRKENRFEVNRVFPVQSRLTEECECDKEEGSSHLCHSSNEHTQKAQPLSAPSTPVPSASTTARKALRSQACRGRRVSFPEDETHLISSYLEPVNPWQQMAGTTVEEIAAAYRASCDRHRTQPLPGVLQQIKALPLVLGGRVECLSLRSQRLDSSQCEGLEEIFRRVQFKILDLEGCYLDDDTAIPLFDMIEFYDSATQLNISCNDKIGFRGWQACSRMLKRTPSVEYLDARSTNLNETNMPILGRALRLGSRLHTLHLESCNLTGRPLIILTAALRQNESLTELYLADNRLGVNDCIQLSNLVRANSTLLLLDLRNNNVQDAGCSHVCEGIAEQQKHQQQQQQGEENGEKTRCRGLRSLVLWNNHLTPQSAPHLANMLAITKALETLNLGRNNLTSEGILRLKESLLRNHALLRLGLQSARIADEGAVALAEYTVDNRVIQHVDLRDNPIRVAGLLALAHSLRLNSTVIQMDIDSDPRSEPSAELSEQHFSLQKEIKEICQRNLTQSHLKAASQMKSETPQGVSSKPNKQWDTEGGVIRKISLTCETTVVSSQEIRTTEVVTREEEKQRYVSPAPSPCPSPCPSPCPSPVPSPLRNNRFRVFRVAEPSKSSPDLIASTSQPTVVCSAVHVSQSGRSLSAGDLSQPPKQSGVRPNRFGIGGRFTVTRVAEPCSLPSSQVSSMASSFTTTSSVPGPKIVISSPVRVERGFSVDETVSREAAEKSGEKQGKCDASPTVDFKATKLPESAAQCGKAGCQSDSDAVMEGANLKKCLPESQRPELMPQRSLIVFKSNTECKKIDKDGDSPNLSELTDSGFLDEGNCGRSSGSASPSPSAGSPRTVHEGDRDSLLSSSVDSTNQEDTGLGLPMEESEPAIPVSPCNIQQFDIHPIHDPPKRAPLAAMENGSFDSDSEDSELMTQSSDSTHSDEVRITTEQMEPRQAWGSKPEQPQVGMASEAVIASGVTESG, from the coding sequence ATGAGTGACACTAACAGAACTGAGTCCCTTGGCAATGCCCCTGTATGTGTGCATGATGATGCTTCAGTGTCAACCCAAGAAGGATCCCAGGAGGATCCTCAAAGCAAGCAAGCAGAGGTGACACAGAGCCCAGAGGCAGAGGAAATTTCTCTAGAAGCCACAGTACCTGAGGCTACAGGAAGTAAAGTTTATTTGCATGATAACTATCAATCTGTGGACAAAGGTGAAAGTGGCTTAGGAaacaatgatagtgatagtaaggAGAATAACTTCAGTAATACAGAGAACCTAGAAGGCTGTGTACAGTTTAATACTTCTTGTGAACTAGGAGCAGTTAGCACTGAGATCAAGACTGCATTTAAAGTTGTACAAAGTGAATTACCTTCAGCTGTGTCTGATGTTAAAAGTGAAGTCAGCCAGGTACTTCAGAGCTCCACACAGTTTTGTTTAGGTGCTGCTGATCAGGATACCAGTAGTGTTGATCATGGAAATCCTGAGGGCAATGTAATGCTGATGAAAAGTGAATCAGAAGCATCTGAACAAGTTTGTAACGTTGAGGATATAGTTGTACAAAAGTGTTCAAATGTTACAAGTCACCTTGAAAAGGATGACTTACCTGTTTTTGATTCTGAGGCACATTATGTTAAGATAGTCACAGATCCTCTTAGAGGTGAGCCTGATAGATCAGATTGTGATAGTGAAAGAGACACCCAGTCTGTACACCATGGTGAGCCAGTGTCTTGTGAAGTAGCCATGGATACTGGGCTTGATAGTAGTTTAGAAAAAGATGAGGTATTTATTCCCATTAGTTTGCATGATGAACTTAGTAAAAATATAGCCATAGAAGTGACTGAAGACTTcctgaaggagaaggtggactGTAAGGGTAGTAcagaaagaacaaggaaggaaaacagatttGAAGTGAACAGAGTATTTCCTGTGCAGTCAAGACTGACCGAGGAATGTGAGTGTGATAAAGAAGAAGGTAGCAGTCACTTGTGTCATTCCAGCAATGAACACACCCAAAAGGCACAGCCACTCTCTGCACCATCTACACCTGTTCCCTCTGCCTCCACCACTGCCAGAAAAGCCCTTAGGTCTCAGGCATGCCGTGGCCGGAGGGTTTCTTTCCCTGAGGATGAGACTCACCTCATATCCAGCTACTTGGAGCCAGTCAATCCATGGCAACAAATGGCTGGCACAACGGTGGAGGAGATAGCGGCGGCATATCGGGCATCTTGTGACCGACACCGCACACAGCCATTGCCAGGGGTGCTGCAGCAGATCAAGGCCTTGCCTCTGGTGCTGGGGGGCCGGGTGGAGTGCCTCAGCCTGCGTTCTCAGCGGCTGGATAGCAGCCAATGTGAAGGCTTGGAGGAAATCTTCCGAAGAGTGCAGTTCAAAATATTAGATTTGGAAGGATGTTATTTAGATGATGACACTGCAATTCCCCTCTTTGACATGATTGAGTTTTATGACTCTGCTACCCAGTTGAACATTTCATGTAATGACAAAATTGGTTTCCGGGGCTGGCAGGCATGCTCTAGGATGTTGAAGAGAACCCCCTCTGTCGAGTATTTGGATGCCCGCAGCACCAACCTTAATGAGACCAACATGCCAATACTGGGCAGGGCACTAAGGCTTGGCTCCCGTCTCCACACACTGCATTTAGAGAGCTGCAACTTGACAGGTCGCCCACTCATCATACTAACAGCTGCACTGAGACAGAATGAGTCATTAACTGAGCTCTACCTGGCAGACAATAGGCTTGGAGTCAATGACTGCATACAGCTTAGCAACTTGGTACGAGCCAACAGCACACTCCTTCTGCTAGATCTTCGCAACAATAATGTGCAGGATGCTGGGTGTAGCCATGTGTGTGAGGGCATTGCAGAGCAACagaagcaccagcagcagcaacaacaaggtGAAGAGAATGGGGAAAAGACACGGTGTCGAGGCCTGCGCTCCTTGGTGCTGTGGAACAACCACCTCACTCCTCAGTCTGCCCCACATCTGGCCAACATGTTAGCCATCACCAAGGCTCTGGAAACCCTCAACCTTGGCCGTAACAATCTGACCAGTGAGGGCATTTTGCGGCTAAAAGAATCGCTTCTGAGAAACCATGCTCTGCTTCGTCTTGGCTTGCAATCAGCCAGAATAGCTGATGAGGGAGCAGTGGCCTTAGCTGAGTACACTGTTGATAATAGGGTGATACAGCATGTTGACTTGCGAGATAACCCCATCCGTGTGGCTGGTCTTCTTGCTCTAGCCCATTCCCTCCGCCTCAACTCTACTGTCATTCAGATGGACATAGATTCTGATCCTAGAAGTGAGCCATCAGCAGAGCTGTCTGAACAGCATTTTTCTCtccagaaagaaattaaagaaatctGCCAACGCAATCTTACCCAAAGTCACCTAAAAGCTGCAAGTCAAATGAAGAGTGAAACTCCACAAGGTGTTTCTTCCAAGCCAAACAAACAATGGGATACTGAAGGAGGTGTCATTAGAAAGATCTCTCTTACATGTGAGACAACTGTGGTATCGTCCCAAGAGATTCGCACCACAGAAGTTGTTACTcgtgaagaagagaagcagaggtATGTAAGCCCAGCTCCAAGTCCCTGTCCAAGTCCCTGTCCAAGCCCATGCCCCAGTCCAGTCCCAAGTCCACTCAGGAATAACCGTTTCAGAGTGTTTAGAGTGGCAGAACCTTCTAAAAGTTCTCCAGATTTAATTGCAAGCACTAGCCAGCCCACTGTCGTATGTAGTGCAGTTCATGTTTCACAGTCTGGGAGGAGTCTTTCTGCAGGAGACCTCAGTCAGCCTCCTAAACAGAGTGGTGTGCGGCCCAACAGGTTTGGCATTGGTGGGCGCTTCACAGTGACACGTGTGGCAGAACCGTGCAGCTTGCCTTCTAGTCAGGTGTCTAGCATGGCATCAAGCTTCACAACTACAAGCTCTGTACCTGGGCCAAAAATTGTCATATCTTCCCCTGTTAGAGTAGAGAGAGGGTTTAGTGTTGATGAAACAGTTTCAAGAGAAGCAGCCGAGAAATCTggagagaagcaaggaaagtGTGATGCAAGTCCAACTGTAGACTTTAAGGCAACAAAGCTTCCAGAGAGTGCAGCACAGTGTGGCAAAGCCGGCTGTCAGTCTGACAGTGATGCTGTTATGGAAGGTGCCAACCTCAAAAAATGTTTGCCAGAGAGCCAAAGGCCAGAATTAATGCCCCAAAGATCACTGATTGTGTTCAAGAGTAAtactgaatgtaaaaaaattgACAAAGACGGTGATTCTCCAAACCTGAGTGAGCTGACTGACAGTGGATTCCTTGATGAAGGAAACTGTGGCAGAAGCAGTGGCagtgcatcaccatcacccagcGCTGGCAGTCCTCGCACAGTTCATGAAGGGGACAGAGACTCCTTGCTAAGCTCATCTGTGGATAGCACCAACCAGGAGGATACAGGTCTGGGCCTCCCTATGGAGGAATCAGAGCCAGCCATTCCAGTCTCACCATGTAATATTCAACAATTTGATATTCACCCAATTCATGACCCTCCAAAAAGAGCCCCTTTGGCTGCCATGGAGAATGGAAGCTTTGATTCTGACAGCGAGGACAGTGAGCTTATGACACAGTCCTCGGATTCCACCCACAGTGATGAGGTGCGTATCACCACAGAGCAGATGGAGCCAAGACAGGCCTGGGGTTCCAAGCCAGAACAGCCACAAGTGGGCATGGCCTCAGAGGCAGTGATAGCCTCGGGGGTCACTGAATCTGGCTAA